GGCAAAGCTGAAAGATGCCAAAGTAGAACTCACAAATGTTGCTGGCGATATTCTTGCAAAAGAGGAAGTCCTTGCCAAACTGGAAATTGACCTTGAGGCCAGGAGAGTTGCTGTGGATAATCTTGAGCAGGAACTTGAGGAAATGACCCTTAACATCCAGAGAATGGGTGAAGATGAGCAGATCCAGATCAAAAAGGACATTGAGGGCATCCGTGGTGAAGTTTCAAGGTGCATGGACACCATCGAGATCTCAGAAAAGGAAATGGAAGATGTCGAATCCAGAAGAAGAAAAGCCTTTGTGGAAATCGATGATATCAAAGGCAAGCTTGAGGAACTGGATTCTAAGATCTCAGAAGAGACAATGCGTAAGGAAAGCATCCTTGCTGAGATGTCTGAGCGCAAGACCGAACGTATGCTCCTTCAAAGCAAGATCGCTGATGTGGATGCTAAATTTGCCCAGACCCGCGATGAGTTAAGTAAACTAAAATCCCGGCTTGAAACTGTAAAGAATGAGAAAAACGAGCTCATGCGTCAGGAAGACCGCCTGCTTGATGCCCAGAGAAGAAAGTCTGTTGAAGCAAGGGATATCGAGAGCGAGATCGCTGATGCGAAATCAAAGGCAGAATCTTCAGGAAGCGACACAAAATCCGTAGAATATGATATTGATAAACTCAATGAGAAGATCGATGCCCTGACAAAGGACACGGACGATCTTGAGTTCACACGTGCCCAGTTGAAAGTCATCGTTAAGGAATTTGAGGACGAGCTTCGCAAGCATGAGAATGATTATGCAAGGATCGAGGTTCGTGTGAGAGCTGCCGAGGACCATAGTAAATATTCAAAATCAGTTGATATGATAATGAATGAGAAGAAGCACCATGGTCTGCCGGGTATTTACGGAACTATCGCAGAGCTTGGTAGTGTTGACCAGAAGTATTCCAATGCACTGGGAATTGCAGCCGGCGGTCGTATGCAGGCTGTTGTGGTTGAGAATGACGAGGATGCTGCAAGAGCTATCTCATTCCTGAAACAGAGACGTGGAGGCAGGGCAACTTTCCTTCCGCTGAACAAAATGGAAGCACGCAGGCCGTACAAGGATCTCACTGACAGGGAAGGAGTTATTGGTTACGCAATCGACCTTATTGATTTTGATAAGAAATTCGAGTCCGCATTCTGGTATGTTTTCAGGGATACTCTTATTGTTGATACTTTGACGAACGCACGCCGTCTGATGGGCGGCCTGCGCATGGTTACCCTTGAAGGTGAGGTTCTTGAGAAGAGCGGTGCGATGGTTGGAGGTTCCCAGCAGCAGCAGGCCGGTCTTTCCTTTGCAGCATCTGAAAAGGATAAGCTTGTGAGGATAGCTGAACAGATAACCGAGCTTGATTCCAAGCGCAGCAATGCAATTAAGAAACTGGATCAGGTTGAAGGCCATATCTCACAGATAAACCGTGAAATTCATGAGCATGATAAGGAAATCTCCAAGAAGCAGATGCAGCTTGAGGAAATATCAGGCAGAGGCGAGCGCCTTGAACAGCTCATTGAGGCTAAGAGCCATGAACTTGCAGAGATCGAGGAAGCCCGCAAGCAGCTAAGGGAAGAAATGGATGCCACTTTCACAAAGAAGCAGGAGCAGGAAGAACTTGTTGCTTCACTTGAAAAGGACATTGAGGTTCTGGAAGAGAAACTGGAAGGTTCAGAGGTTCCTGAACTTAACAGGCAGGCTGAACAGCTCGATGAGGAGATCAGGCGTCTGGACGGTCGTGTAAGGGATATCGAATCCACTCTCAATGCTTTCAATCTTGACCGTAATTATGCATCTAATAAAATTGAAGAGAACAGGGAACTCATCAAATCTATGGATGAGAAAAAGAGCACTCACAAGCAGCGTGTTTCAGAGCTAAAGAATAAGATAACTGAACTTGAGGTATCTCTTAAGGAGAAACAGCAGCGTGAAATGGAACTTGCTGACGAGCTTAAGGAGTTGCAGCAGGAACGTGCCCGTATGCATGATGAACATGTTGCTTTGAAGAAAGAATTCGACAAGTTCAAAGGCAGGTTCGATGAGGGCAACAGGCAGATGATGGCTCTTAATGCAACAAAGGAAGCCCTTGACGAGCAGGTAAGTGACCTCACCGAAGAGATCCAGAGGCGTGGTATTGAGGAAACAGAGGACGTTCCTAATTATGAGACTGTGCGCACAAGGATAGCTTCTATTGAAAGGGCAATGGAGCGCCTTGAACCTGTTAACATGCGTGCTATTGATGAATATGATGAAGTTGAAGCAAGACTTGATGATCTTGTGAGCAGGCGTGATACTCTCTCGTCTGAAAGGGAGCAGATACTTGAGCGCATAAAACAGTATGAGCAGCTTAAAAAGGATACTTTCATGGAAACCTACAATGGTATCAATGAGCCATTCAAGGAGATATTCCACGAGCTTTCCGATGGAATTGGGGAGCTGGTTCTTGATAATTATGAAGATCCATTTGCCGGAGGTCTTACACTTAAGGCACAACCAAAAGAAAAGACACTTCAGCGTCTTGAAGCGATGTCCGGAGGAGAGAAGAGTTTGACTGCGCTTTCATTTGTTTTCGCTATTCAGCAGTACAGACCAGCGCCTTTCTATGCATTTGATGAGATTGACATGTTCCTTGACGGAGCAAATGCCGGAAGGGTTGCACAGCGTGTTAAAAAGGCAGTTAAGAATGCACAGTTCATTGTTGTGTCCCTGAGAAAACCAATGATCGAAGCTGCAGAGCGCACGATCGGTGTTGCAATGCAGGAAAATAACATTACAAGTATAACGGGAGTGAAATTACGTTGAACGAAATAGCAGAAGATATGGAAATGGTTCAGGCAGTCGACATTGCCCAGATAGCTGACGTTTCGTTACCATGCACCATTGACCCTGAGTTTGTTGAGACTTTGAGGGGTCTGGGTGTTGATGAAGCTCTTCTTGAATTCCCGGAAGATGTCCTCAGTGAACCAGTTGAGATCCTTATGAACCTTGCAAAGGATGGT
The sequence above is a segment of the uncultured Methanolobus sp. genome. Coding sequences within it:
- the smc gene encoding chromosome segregation protein SMC yields the protein MHIKELEFINFKSFGKKVKIPFFDGFTTISGPNGSGKSNIIDGILFVLGLSSSRTLRAEKLTDLIYNGESSKKPDFAQVTIRFDNTDREMPYDADEISITRKIRETDSGYYSYFYFNGKAVSLTEVHNYLAKARVTPEGYNVVMQGDVTRIINMTAGERRKIIDEIAGVAEFDSKRDRALSELEIVRERVERVDIIIEEVGQQLEKLKTERDQALKYQSLKEEKMKFEGFVLLAKLKDAKVELTNVAGDILAKEEVLAKLEIDLEARRVAVDNLEQELEEMTLNIQRMGEDEQIQIKKDIEGIRGEVSRCMDTIEISEKEMEDVESRRRKAFVEIDDIKGKLEELDSKISEETMRKESILAEMSERKTERMLLQSKIADVDAKFAQTRDELSKLKSRLETVKNEKNELMRQEDRLLDAQRRKSVEARDIESEIADAKSKAESSGSDTKSVEYDIDKLNEKIDALTKDTDDLEFTRAQLKVIVKEFEDELRKHENDYARIEVRVRAAEDHSKYSKSVDMIMNEKKHHGLPGIYGTIAELGSVDQKYSNALGIAAGGRMQAVVVENDEDAARAISFLKQRRGGRATFLPLNKMEARRPYKDLTDREGVIGYAIDLIDFDKKFESAFWYVFRDTLIVDTLTNARRLMGGLRMVTLEGEVLEKSGAMVGGSQQQQAGLSFAASEKDKLVRIAEQITELDSKRSNAIKKLDQVEGHISQINREIHEHDKEISKKQMQLEEISGRGERLEQLIEAKSHELAEIEEARKQLREEMDATFTKKQEQEELVASLEKDIEVLEEKLEGSEVPELNRQAEQLDEEIRRLDGRVRDIESTLNAFNLDRNYASNKIEENRELIKSMDEKKSTHKQRVSELKNKITELEVSLKEKQQREMELADELKELQQERARMHDEHVALKKEFDKFKGRFDEGNRQMMALNATKEALDEQVSDLTEEIQRRGIEETEDVPNYETVRTRIASIERAMERLEPVNMRAIDEYDEVEARLDDLVSRRDTLSSEREQILERIKQYEQLKKDTFMETYNGINEPFKEIFHELSDGIGELVLDNYEDPFAGGLTLKAQPKEKTLQRLEAMSGGEKSLTALSFVFAIQQYRPAPFYAFDEIDMFLDGANAGRVAQRVKKAVKNAQFIVVSLRKPMIEAAERTIGVAMQENNITSITGVKLR